The Candidatus Poribacteria bacterium genome segment GTATTGGCCGCTCTACTGTAGATGCGTTGGTTGACAATGGCGCGCAGGTGGCAATCGTTGACATTGACACGCAAGCAGGCATGAAAACCGTTGAGGAGGTTAAAGAAAGCGGGGGGAACTGTCTGTTTGTGGAAGGTAACGTCTCAGACGCAGCGCAGATGGAGGATATCGCTGCTCGGATTGCAGCACATTTCGGTAAAATTGAAATTTTAATAAATAATGCCGGAATTAACACACGAAGTGATAGGGTGCCGATTCATCAGTACACCTTAGAGGACTGGCATCGGATCTTGGAAATAGACCTCACAGGTGTTTTTGCGACGAGTCGCGCTGTCATTCCATATATCTTGGATACGCACAGCACGTCTGGCTCCGAAAACGCGACGGGACGTATTGTCAACATCAGTTCTATTGCTGGACTGGTACCGCTCCGTTTACAGAGTGCTTACGTTGCGGCGAAAGCAGGGGTTGCGAATCTGACGCGTTCAATGGCGTTGGAACTTGGACCCGAAGGGATACTCGTGAATGCTGTTGCCCCCGGTTCTACCTTGACGCGTGGCACGGAGGCACTCTTTTACGGAGATGACGGCGCGTACACGGAAAACGCCGCGAGCCTGCTATCGCATATTCCGCTCGCAAGACCCGGACAAACGACTGAAATTGCAGCAGCAGTGCTTTTCCTCGTCTCACCAGATGCGAGTTATATTAATGGAACTGTCCTCGCAGTAGACGGTGGTTGGATCGCCGGTTATACGAGAGACTGGTAAATTAACGAGAATTGCCACTTTGTAGCATAAACTTTTAGTTTCTGCCTGTAGGTTACTTTAAATAAAGGAGAAAAAATGGCAAAGATTACTATGTTTAAAGGGTATCAAGGGGAACCTCCTATTCCGAAACCAGCACATCAGGTACAAGCGAATGTTGTCACCGTCCAAGACGGTGTGCCTGTCAAGTATTCGGGCTGTGATGGGATCGGTGTTCGAGTCGTGCATCCTGCCAATCCGAACGCGCCTGCACAAAACTTGGGCTTAGTCGTGTTTTTTGTGCCACCACACGTCGTTCTTGAACCGGGAAGCCATCATACCGAGGAATGCTACGTGATTCTAAAAGGGAAAGGCGTGATGACACTCGCTGGTGAAAAGATCCCTGTTGAAGCGGGAACGTTCATTCATCTCCCTCCGTGGTGTGAACATGGCATCGAAAATACGGGCGATGAGTCTATGGAGGTATTGATTTGTACATCCCCACCGAATCCGTAAATTGACTGATGAATTGGGATTATGGGCACTATAATTGCTAATTTCCCGTATATCCACACTTTTCAGCAATTTTTGCATTTTAATTTAACCCTTTTCCTGTATTTTACGTTAAATAAGTGTCTTAACTGTTTAATATAGGCGGATAAACCGCGCCTTTAATTATTCTGTGGGGGTTTTAAATTTATGCGAGGGATCATGCCGAAGTCATCTGACGTGCGGCGGGATTTTCTACGGAAAAAGCATTTTAATGGAAATTCTGCACCCGAGCAACAAGCTGACGAAGAGTTAACAACAATAGAAGAAGTGCCTGAAGAGTTGGAAGAACGAACACAGGCACTCCTTGCCAACGGCGAAGAAATCAAAGTCGCAGTCTCAACCGATTTGCGGTTCGATGGCAATTACGGCAAAGATTGGATAATTGCTACCGATAGACGGCTTATCGCTTTCAACCAGAACGGTACACCGGAACATCAAATTCGTGAGATTCCACTCACCTCAGTTGAGGCTGTTGAAATCGTTGAGATGTATGGTAACAATATCCTCAAGATCAGAACGTCCGAGGATGCCACGGAGGTTGCACGCTACTCACGTCGGGTCTCACCGAAGTTTGAGTTAGCAACGCCTGAATTAGAAACATTGGTTCAGGAAGCGAATCCGGATGTAGAACATGAGAAGCAGCACCGTCCGCAAGGTTGGGGAAAAAATAAAAACAAATGTGAAACATGTGGACAGCCGTTGCCACGCTGGTCGGGTGTTTGTGTTAATTGCGTTGAAAAGCGAAAACTCATCTTCCGGCTTATTCGATATTCATATCCTTTCTGGCACATCGCCGTTCCTGCCCTTGCCTTGATGATGATCATCCGATTCGTTTCGCTCCTACCCACTGTCCTTAGTCAGGAGATGGTCGATAACATTCTTGTCCCGGCTGGCGCAGCTGTAAACGGGGCAGCGTTAACTGAAACGGGTGAACCAATTTCACCGCCAACATGGGGACGGCTGAGCGGCATCATTGACGCGGTTTCTGGCTGGTTAACACTGCCAGTGGCTGGCAGTTGGGGACACCTTCTCACTATTATCTTCCTAATGGTGAGTTTCCGTGTTTTCACTTTGGGGGGTTCGGCTG includes the following:
- a CDS encoding glucose 1-dehydrogenase; translation: MKVELEGKVAIVTGGANGIGRSTVDALVDNGAQVAIVDIDTQAGMKTVEEVKESGGNCLFVEGNVSDAAQMEDIAARIAAHFGKIEILINNAGINTRSDRVPIHQYTLEDWHRILEIDLTGVFATSRAVIPYILDTHSTSGSENATGRIVNISSIAGLVPLRLQSAYVAAKAGVANLTRSMALELGPEGILVNAVAPGSTLTRGTEALFYGDDGAYTENAASLLSHIPLARPGQTTEIAAAVLFLVSPDASYINGTVLAVDGGWIAGYTRDW
- a CDS encoding cupin domain-containing protein, with amino-acid sequence MAKITMFKGYQGEPPIPKPAHQVQANVVTVQDGVPVKYSGCDGIGVRVVHPANPNAPAQNLGLVVFFVPPHVVLEPGSHHTEECYVILKGKGVMTLAGEKIPVEAGTFIHLPPWCEHGIENTGDESMEVLICTSPPNP